The window GGTGGACGCGATCAGGTCGAGGTCCCACTTCCCTTCGTTGAAGGGCACCGGAACCGGCCGGGCGCCCCGCTGACGGATGGCGTCGAGGGCATTGGGGTAAGTCGGATGCTCAACAATGACCTTTGACCCGTGGTCCGCAAAAGCCATGATGGCGAGGCTGAGCGCCTGTTGGGCGCCACTCGTTATCAACACCTGCTCTGCATGGGTGGGAAGGCCTCGTGCCGAGAACCGTGCGGCGACGACCTCCCTCAGCTTGGGCAAGCCGAGCAGGTTGTAGCCGTGTCCGCGCAGGTGAATTGACAGCTGACCGGTGGCCTCGGCCATCGCGGAATGGAACACCTCCACGGGCGCGCTCAGAGCGGCATGGGAAAGATCCAGCTCACTTCTTGCTGCACCTGGAAGCCAAGGCGCAGTCGCTTTGGAGTCCACGTCCTCAGGCAGTGCAATCCATGTCCCGGATCCTTGTTGGCTTTGCAGGAATCCGCACTGCCTCAGAAGGTCATACGCGGCCGCTACGGTGGTTCTGCTGATGGCCAGCTCCGCTGCCAGCGAACGTTCGCTAGGTAGGCGGGTCATCACGGGAAGTCGGCCGTCCAGGACCATCAGCCGCGTTTGCTCCGCCAGCGTTGAGGCGAGGTTTCCACGAATCCCTTGGCGCCATTGGCCCAGATGCCTGGCAAAGCCTTGACTGCTCACGCGACGATCGATTTGCATGCGCTTGATCCACTATCAGGCGATTGGCCATTTCCGTCGCCGCCATCCAGATCCAATATAGCGGAATTGAGCGGCTTCATTCAATCCACTTCGAGCGAAGTGGATCACCAAGACGCTCACCCTTGGTTTGCCGATTGGTGCAATGGAGAGCGAATGAATCAGCTTGCTGCGGTCGAAGGTTCTGGCCTGCATCGTGTGCTCGTTCTTCACGGATGGGCACTCGACAGCGGGGTATGGCTGGCGAGCCGCGCTTTGACCGACCAGGCGCAGTTCTGCTACGCGTACTTCGATTTCCCGGGCTATGGAGTGAACCGACGCCAAGCGCCGGCTGCAAGCCTGGACGATATGGCCGCTGCCGCGCTTGCGGCGGCCGATAGCCTCGGGTGGAGTTCGTTTTCGGTCGTGGGTCATTCGATGGGCGGCGCCACGGCCATGCGGGTCGCGACGATGGCGCCCCAGCGCGTCCGCTCGGTGGTCGCGGTCACCCCAGCGTCGCCCGGAGGGACGCCACTCGACGCAGATGCCTATGCCCACTTCCAAAGCGCATGGGCTGACCCGGCGACACGCATCGTCAAGGCGCTCTCGCCGGGCATTGCACCGGTCGACCTGCGCAACCTTTCAGCGCGCAACCGCGCCACGATGAACCAAGTCGTCTGGGACGCGTACCTCGCGAACTGGACCTCTGCCAATTTTCTGACCGAGTTGAAGAACTACGACGGCCCCGTCGAGTTGCTGTACGGAGAAGACGACCCGTTCGTCACGCCGGCTTACCTGTCCTCAACGATCGCCGCGCTGCCCCGGCACAACTTGCGTTGCATCGCCAAGGCAGGTCACTACCCCATGGTCGAGCAACCCGCCTCGACCGTCGGCTTATGGGAAGCGGCGCTGGCCACGTCAGCACGCTGACCTTCACTGACTCAAGGAGACGTACGAATGCCAGTTGATGCACACGCACAAGGACTGCTGGATGCCCTCAAGGCGCAGGGCCTCAAGTCGTTCGAACAGATGACCATCGCCGAGGCGCGCGGCGCGATCGAGACGTTCGTGGGCCTGCAGGCTCCGCCAGAGGAGGTGAAGCAAGTCCACGATCTGACGGTGAAGGGGCCTGCAGGTGAGCTCCAGTACCGGATCTTCGTTCCCGCTGGTCCGACACCTATGCCGGTTCTCGTGTACTTCCACGGGGGCGGCTGGGTCGGTGGGAGTCTCGCGGTGGTGGACGAACCCTGCCGGGCGATCGCGAACCGTTGCGGCGCCGTGGTCATCGCTGCGAGCTACCGACTTTCACCGGAAGCCCGGTTCCCCGCGGCGACGGACGACGCGTACGCCGCAGTCCAATGGGCCAGCGCCAACGCCGCGACCTACGGCGGTGATGCGAGCCGTCTGGGCGTCATGGGCGACAGCGCCGGCGCCAATCTCGCGGCGGTTGTTTCAATGATGGCGCGTGATCGCAAGGGGCCGGCCATCAAGGCTCAGATCCTGACCTATCCCGTGATCCAGCGCGATGGCGACTTCGCCTCCCGCAAAGCCAATGAAGAGGGGTATCTGCTGACGTCGGCGGGTGTCGCGTGGTTCTGGAAGCAGTACCTGGCGAGCGATGCGGACGCGGTCAACCCGTACGCATCGCCCATCATGGCCAAGGACCTGACCGGCCTGCCCCCTGCACTGGTGATGACCGCCGAATTCGACCCCGCGCGCGACGAAGGCGAGGCCTACGGCAAGGCGCTGGCCAAGGCGGGGGTTCCTGTGACGGTCCGCAGGTTCGAAGGTCTGATCCACGGCGTCTTCGGAAGCGCTGATCAACCCGCTTCGTGACCGCGACTCGGCCGACAGCGGGCGTTGATGGCGACTCGTGAACTCAGAAGTGGCACCGATGAGCCCCTTCTGCGGCACTTCGAGGCCGCTCTCAGGCCCCCGTTCATGCAGCAGACGCACTGAGGCCTTGGGCCAGCAATCGGCGCCGGGCGATGTACAAGTTGGCCAGCGCAGCGTGCGCCTTCGCGCGAGCTTCGTTCTTGGAGATCCCGCGGTAGCTGACCTTGCGGTAGCCGAACAGGTTCTTGATGACGTGGAACGGGTGTTCGACGATGGCCCGCACCTGAGCCTTGCGCCGTTCGAACCACTCGTGCATCGCCTTGGCCGGCCCTTCGGGCATGGCCTTGAGTTGGCCGCGCTTCATGGCGATACGCCAATCCATGTCCTGGCGCAGCCTGCCCTCTTCCTGCGCCGTCGTGATCTCGTCTCGCCTCTGGATGCCGGTGTAGCCGCTGTCGCCGTGAACTTGGCTCTCCTGGCCATGCAGCAGTTCGTGCGCGTGCGCCACGTCAGCCTCGTTGGCCGCGGTGCAGACCACGCTGTGGATCAGACCCGACTCGGCATCCACGCCCGAGTGCATCTTCATCCCGAAGTGCCACTGGTTCCCCTTCTTGGTCTGGTGCATCTCGGGGTCGCGCTTGCCGTCCTCGTTCTTCGTCGAACTTGGCGCGGCAATGATGGTGGCGTCCACCACCGTGCCCTGGCGCATCAGCAGCCCACGCTCGGTGAGGTGCGCGTTGACCTCGGCCAGGATGGCCGACGTCAAGTCGTGCTGCTCGAGCAGGCGGCGGAACTTCAGCAGCGTTGTGGCGTCGGGTACGTTCTCCCGCCCAAGGTCGATGCCGATGAACTCGCGCATGGCCTGGC is drawn from Methylibium petroleiphilum PM1 and contains these coding sequences:
- a CDS encoding alpha/beta fold hydrolase — protein: MNQLAAVEGSGLHRVLVLHGWALDSGVWLASRALTDQAQFCYAYFDFPGYGVNRRQAPAASLDDMAAAALAAADSLGWSSFSVVGHSMGGATAMRVATMAPQRVRSVVAVTPASPGGTPLDADAYAHFQSAWADPATRIVKALSPGIAPVDLRNLSARNRATMNQVVWDAYLANWTSANFLTELKNYDGPVELLYGEDDPFVTPAYLSSTIAALPRHNLRCIAKAGHYPMVEQPASTVGLWEAALATSAR
- a CDS encoding alpha/beta hydrolase — its product is MPVDAHAQGLLDALKAQGLKSFEQMTIAEARGAIETFVGLQAPPEEVKQVHDLTVKGPAGELQYRIFVPAGPTPMPVLVYFHGGGWVGGSLAVVDEPCRAIANRCGAVVIAASYRLSPEARFPAATDDAYAAVQWASANAATYGGDASRLGVMGDSAGANLAAVVSMMARDRKGPAIKAQILTYPVIQRDGDFASRKANEEGYLLTSAGVAWFWKQYLASDADAVNPYASPIMAKDLTGLPPALVMTAEFDPARDEGEAYGKALAKAGVPVTVRRFEGLIHGVFGSADQPAS
- a CDS encoding IS5 family transposase; translated protein: MKQTSFATAEYAGKKRQTRRERFLAEMNVVVPWARLEALIEPHYPKSGKVGRPPIGVPRMLRMYFLQQWYTLADEALEDALYDSQAMREFIGIDLGRENVPDATTLLKFRRLLEQHDLTSAILAEVNAHLTERGLLMRQGTVVDATIIAAPSSTKNEDGKRDPEMHQTKKGNQWHFGMKMHSGVDAESGLIHSVVCTAANEADVAHAHELLHGQESQVHGDSGYTGIQRRDEITTAQEEGRLRQDMDWRIAMKRGQLKAMPEGPAKAMHEWFERRKAQVRAIVEHPFHVIKNLFGYRKVSYRGISKNEARAKAHAALANLYIARRRLLAQGLSASAA